One window of the Cryptomeria japonica chromosome 7, Sugi_1.0, whole genome shotgun sequence genome contains the following:
- the LOC131856627 gene encoding nudix hydrolase 2-like encodes MAFPTNEVSATTNDVDTVLYEICEVLKAQEDRYDGVVVDIGHMQNDVTRFAASLRGKKGVWIKVPKGQAKLVPVAIEVGFWYHHAEPSYVMLVYWIPQTPPTIPDNASHQVGIAAFVFNEEGQVLVFQEKCGPYKDSGLWKMPTGRINQGEGIKEGAIREVHEETRIDAEFVEVVGFRDGHNAPFGKSDMLFVCMLRSVSSNIVVQDTEISAAKWMAIEEFASQRKNQQSKLLKDMIGVCVANVNGRCKGFSGIGISSNSRKPSAF; translated from the exons ATGGCATTCCCAACAAACGAGGTTTCGGCTACCACTAATGATGTTGACACTGTTTTGTACGAAATATGTGAAGTGCTCAAAGCCCAGGAAGACAGATATGATGGTGTGGTTGTTGACATTGGGCATATGCAAAACGATGTAACTCGTTTTGCAGCTTCGCTCAGG GGAAAGAAGGGGGTGTGGATTAAAGTGCCCAAGGGCCAGGCGAAGCTAGTCCCCGTTGCGATTGAG GTGGGATTTTGGTATCACCATGCTGAGCCTTCATATGTGATGTTAGTGTATTGGATCCCTCAAACTCCTCCTACCATCCCTGATAATGCTTCACATCAAGTGGGAATTGCAGCTTTTGTATTCAACGAGGAGGGACAG GTTCTAGTATTTCAGGAAAAGTGTGGACCTTACAAAGATTCAGGGTTGTGGAAGATGCCAACAGGAAGGATTAACCAG GGGGAAGGCATTAAGGAAGGGGCCATAAGAGAAGTTCACGAAGAAACAAGG ATTGATGCAGAATTCGTAGAAGTGGTTGGCTTCAG GGATGGTCACAATGCCCCTTTTGGAAAATCGGATATGCTCTTCGTGTGTATGTTGAGATCCGTTTCATCTAATATTGTGGTGCAAGATACCGAAATTTCTGCAGCCAAG tgGATGGCGATAGAAGAATTTGCATCTCAACGTAAAAATCAGCAAAGCAAACTTTTAAAAGATATGATCGGCGTGTGTGTTGCCAACGTCAACGGACGATGTAAAGGATTTTCAGGCATTGGGATATCGTCTAACTCGCGCAAACCCTCTGCATTCTAG